The Bacteroidota bacterium genome includes a region encoding these proteins:
- the glmS gene encoding glutamine--fructose-6-phosphate transaminase (isomerizing) has product MCGIVGYIGPREAYPILIKGLKRLEYRGYDSSGVALLNHDLKIFKKKGKVSELEETVKNEDITGNIGIGHTRWATHGEPNDVNAHPHVSQRGNMAIIHNGIIENYSSLKKELMSRGHEFKSETDTEVLIHLIEEIQQKTDCAFEEAVRLGLSEVVGAYAIVIVNKDEPNFLIGARKGSPMVLGIGDNEHFIASDAAPLIEYTKNVIYLNDGEIAIIKNNELTIKTIDNAVKTPYIQELEMNLEQIEKGGYDHFMIKEIYEQPRSIRDSFRGRISVSDNSIHMAGVTEYMDKLVNLKRIIIVGCGTSWIAGIVGEYLFEEIARIPVEVEYASEFRYRNPIVGEGDFVIAVSQSGETADTLAAIELAKSRGATIFGICNVVGSSIPRTTDAGAYTHAGPEIGVASTKAFTAQVTALALIALAVAKRKGTISEENFRKISFEMETIPDKIQQILDNTAAQIKYIAGEFKDAKNFLYLGRGFGFPVALEGALKLKEISYIHAEGYPAAEMKHGPIALIDEEMPVVVIATQHSNYEKVVSNIQEVKARKGRVIAIATEGDDHIKTMADHVIYIPDCQEYFLPLLAIVPLQLLAYNIAVMLERNVDQPRNLAKSVTVE; this is encoded by the coding sequence ATGTGTGGTATTGTTGGTTACATAGGTCCCAGAGAGGCCTATCCTATCCTTATTAAAGGACTAAAGCGCTTAGAGTACAGGGGCTACGACAGCTCAGGCGTAGCGCTGCTTAATCACGACCTTAAAATTTTTAAGAAAAAGGGGAAGGTTAGTGAACTTGAAGAAACTGTAAAGAACGAAGACATTACGGGTAACATTGGTATAGGTCATACTCGCTGGGCCACACACGGCGAGCCTAATGATGTTAATGCCCACCCGCACGTTTCGCAAAGGGGTAACATGGCCATTATTCATAATGGCATTATCGAGAACTATTCTTCACTGAAAAAAGAACTGATGTCTCGCGGACATGAGTTTAAAAGCGAGACTGATACTGAGGTGCTAATACACCTTATTGAAGAAATACAACAAAAAACGGATTGTGCTTTTGAGGAAGCTGTTCGCCTTGGACTTAGCGAAGTGGTTGGGGCCTACGCTATAGTTATTGTGAACAAAGACGAGCCTAATTTTTTGATTGGTGCACGCAAAGGCAGCCCGATGGTATTGGGTATTGGCGATAACGAACACTTTATTGCTTCTGATGCCGCGCCTTTGATTGAATACACCAAAAACGTTATTTACCTGAACGATGGTGAGATTGCCATTATTAAAAACAATGAGCTAACGATAAAAACCATCGATAATGCGGTGAAAACCCCTTACATACAAGAGCTTGAGATGAATCTTGAGCAAATTGAAAAAGGCGGTTACGACCACTTTATGATTAAAGAAATTTACGAGCAACCCCGCTCTATCCGCGATAGTTTCCGCGGACGCATAAGCGTTTCTGACAACAGCATACATATGGCCGGTGTAACCGAGTACATGGATAAGCTGGTGAATTTGAAGCGTATTATAATTGTGGGCTGCGGCACATCATGGATTGCCGGTATTGTGGGCGAGTATTTGTTTGAAGAAATTGCCCGCATTCCTGTTGAGGTTGAATATGCCTCAGAATTCCGCTACCGTAATCCTATTGTAGGCGAAGGTGATTTTGTAATTGCTGTATCTCAATCGGGCGAAACAGCCGACACGTTGGCTGCAATTGAACTAGCCAAGTCTCGCGGAGCAACCATTTTTGGTATTTGCAACGTGGTAGGCTCATCAATTCCCCGTACTACTGATGCAGGAGCCTATACACACGCCGGCCCTGAAATTGGGGTGGCATCAACCAAAGCATTTACTGCACAGGTTACAGCACTAGCCCTTATAGCATTGGCCGTTGCAAAACGCAAAGGCACTATCAGCGAGGAAAACTTCCGTAAAATCTCGTTTGAGATGGAAACTATTCCTGATAAAATCCAGCAAATACTTGACAATACCGCTGCACAGATTAAATACATTGCCGGTGAGTTTAAAGACGCTAAAAACTTCTTATACCTAGGCCGTGGATTTGGTTTCCCTGTAGCTCTTGAAGGTGCGCTTAAACTAAAAGAAATATCGTACATACACGCCGAAGGCTACCCTGCTGCTGAAATGAAGCACGGACCGATTGCGTTGATTGACGAAGAAATGCCGGTGGTAGTAATTGCTACACAACACAGCAACTACGAAAAAGTAGTGAGCAACATACAAGAGGTGAAAGCCCGTAAAGGCCGTGTAATTGCTATTGCAACCGAAGGAGACGACCACATAAAAACAATGGCCGACCATGTGATTTACATCCCTGATTGCCAAGAGTATTTCCTTCCCTTGTTAGCTATTGTTCCGTTACAGCTGTTGGCATACAACATTGCCGTAATGCTTGAACGCAACGTTGACCAACCCCGTAACCTTGCAAAATCGGTAACGGTAGAGTAA